The following coding sequences are from one Musa acuminata AAA Group cultivar baxijiao chromosome BXJ1-6, Cavendish_Baxijiao_AAA, whole genome shotgun sequence window:
- the LOC135676007 gene encoding isovaleryl-CoA dehydrogenase, mitochondrial: MQRLRATRRAAILCWDHWSKQRAFFSTSLLFDDTQKQFKESVHQFAQENIAPHAAKIDATNHFPQDVNLWKLMGDFDLHGITAPEEYGGLGLGYLYHCIAMEEISRASGSVGLSYGAHSNLCINQLVRHGTSAQKQKYLLKLISGEHVGALAMSEPNAGSDVVSMKCKADRVDGGYVINGNKMWCTNGPVAQTLVVYAKTDISAGSKGITAFIIEKGMPGFSTAQKLDKLGMRGSDTCELVFENCFVPNENVLGQEGKGVYVMMSGLDLERLVLAAGPLGLMQACLDEAIPYVRQREQFGHPIGEFQFIQGKLADMYTSLQSSRAFVYSVARDCDNGKVDRKDCAGVILLAAEKATQVALQAIQCLGGNGYVNEYPTGRLLRDAKLFEIGAGTSEIRRMIIGRELFKQD, encoded by the exons ATGCAGCGATTGCGCGCTACCAGACGCGCTGCTATCCTATGCTGGGATCATTGGAGTAAGCAGAGGGCTTTTTTCTCCACCTCCCTCCTCTTCGATGATACACAGAAGCAG TTTAAAGAGAGCGTTCATCAGTTCGCACAAGAAAACATTGCTCCGCATGCGGCCAAGATTGATGCTACGAACCACTTTCCCCAG GATGTGAACTTGTGGAAACTTATGGGCGATTTCGATCTCCATGGCATCACAGCTCCAG AGGAATATGGAGGGCTTGGACTTGGTTACTTGTATCACTGTATTGCAATGGAGGAAATTAGTCGTGCTTCTGGATCTGTTGGCCTTTCTTATGGTGCCCATTCCAACCTATGCATAAATCAACTG GTGAGGCATGGGACCTCTGCACAAAAGCAGAAGTATTTGCTGAAG CTAATCAGTGGGGAGCATGTAGGGGCTCTGGCAATGAGTGAGCCCAACG CTGGTTCCGATGTTGTCAGCATGAAGTGCAAAGCTGATCGAGTTGATGGTGGTTATGTGATAAATGGCAACAAGATGTGGTGTACCAATGGACCTGTTGCCCAAACTTTG GTCGTTTATGCAAAAACAGACATCAGTGCTGGATCCAAAGGAATTACAGCATTTATAATCGAGAAGGGGATGCCTGG ATTCAGTACTGCTCAGAAGTTAGATAAACTTGGCATGCGAGGAAGTGATAC ATGTGAACTTGTCTTTGAAAACTGCTTTGTTCCTAACGAGAATGTGCTTGGACAGGAAGGAAAAG GAGTTTATGTCATGATGTCGGGGCTAGATTTGGAAAGACTTGTTCTAGCTGCTGGCCCTCTCGGACTTATGCAGGCATGCCTTGATGAAGCTATTCCTTACGTTCGACAGCGAGAACAGTTTGGCCACCCAATTGGAGAGTTTCAATTTATACAG GGAAAGTTGGCTGATATGTATACTTCCTTACAGTCATCAAG AGCATTTGTTTATTCAGTTGCTCGGGACTGTGACAATGGAAAAGTTGACCGAAAG GACTGTGCTGGCGTTATTCTCCTGGCTGCTGAAAAGGCTACTCAGGTCGCTCTTCAG GCTATCCAGTGTCTTGGTGGGAATGGGTATGTAAACGAGTACCCAACCGGTCGTCTTCTCAGAGATGCAAAACTGTTCGAGATTGGCGCTGGGACCAGCGAGATCAGGCGAATGATCATTGGGCGTGAACTCTTCAAACAAGACTAG
- the LOC103987327 gene encoding uncharacterized protein LOC103987327 isoform X3 codes for MQSLLFSVLLLLLLLILERAMMGESEGERLRTVDCLRGRLLAERVASKAAKKEAESLAKRLEELERKLDDETKYRNRAEKRLKLALKKLEALKDARSQLTLQDSSSSSSSSQCFLSPQRLEQEKPGAPSTVDSQQFGSMEVAKEMLRSSSSEDLLGDNVSGTGSSSICLHQPLISQDEGSCSSVGTAQSQNEDCIQVIGAQQSPADDMR; via the exons ATGCAG AGCCTCCTCTTTTCcgttttgttgttgttgctgttgttaaTCCTGGAAAGGGCTATGATGGGGGAATCAGAGGGTGAGAGACTGAGGACTGTAGACTGTTTGAGGGGAAGGCTTCTTGCAGAAAGAGTAGCTTCCAAGGCTGCCAAGAAGGAAGCAGAGAGCCTGGCTAAAAGG TTGGAAGAGCTAGAAAGGAAGCTGGATGACGAGACAAAATACAGGAACAGAGCTGAGAAGAGGCTCAAACTCGCTTTAAAGAAGCTGGAAGCCCTGAAAGATGCGAGGAGCCAATTGACCCTTCAGGATAGCTCCTCTAGTTCTTCGTCTTCCCAGTGCTTCTTGAGCCCACAAAGACTAGAACAGGAAAAACCTGGTGCACCGTCGACGGTGGATTCCCAACAATTTGGTTCGATGGAAGTGGCGAAAGAGATGCTGAGATCCTCGAGCTCTGAAGATCTTCTTGGAGATAATGTTTCTGGAACTGGTAGCTCTTCCATCTGTTTACATCAACCGTTGATTTCTCAAGATGAAGGGAGCTGCAGTTCCGTCGGAACTGCCCAATCTCAAAACGAAGACTGTATCCAAGTCATCGGTGCTCAGCAATCGCCTGCTGACGATATGAG